Part of the Synergistaceae bacterium genome, GACGTCTTGCTCATTTCGCGAGGGAACTGTGACGCGGATGTGGACCAGATGGTTCTGACTCCTTTGCTTGCCCCCTATGTCGCCATCTGGTGGAACGGTAAAAAAATACTTATGATGCATGGGGATAACTTTCCACTTCTGAGACAGATGGCTTTCGACTATAAGGCAGATATTGCTATCTCGGGACACACTCATATAGCATCCGTTGTGCGGGAAAGAGATACTGTTTTTCTGAATCCCGGCTCGACCACGATCCCAAAGGGCAGGGATCCTGCAAGCGCAGCTATAATTGACTCCCGAGGCATTTCAATATTGACTCTTGACGGAGGGCTTCTGCATCGTGAAGAGTTCTGAACGGCCGGCTGCCCTTATTTTTCGCAGGAGAAAA contains:
- the yfcE gene encoding phosphodiesterase, translating into MAAKIIDGEKIGVMSDTHGSLPAWNASLALFGEVNAVLHAGDVLYHGPRNAIPGGYTPADLADAINGYSDVLLISRGNCDADVDQMVLTPLLAPYVAIWWNGKKILMMHGDNFPLLRQMAFDYKADIAISGHTHIASVVRERDTVFLNPGSTTIPKGRDPASAAIIDSRGISILTLDGGLLHREEF